The stretch of DNA TACAATCTTTCAGTTATACCACATATAGAATTTTATACACATCTTGTTTTCAGGTAAAGGTTGATATGGACGAGCACATCCCTTCTGGACCAGACATCCCCACAAAACTGCTAGCTACCAAGAACAAAGCTGTTGTCCAAGCCAAATTGGTAGTTGAGGGCTTACCATGGCATGTCACATGTGTTAGCATGGGTGTCACATTTGGTGcaaaggaggtgaaggtagtCAGCTTGCAAATACGTATTCTGTTCATGTCAACTTGCTTCTTTTCATAGCATCACATTTTATGGATCCATCTATGGGGATATAAAGTCTTAGTTGAAACAATTGAATCTTGAGTTGTTGGTTCGACATTCTTTGTTACATTTTGTACATCAAAATTTCGGGTTTGAAACTTGCTAATTGTTCAAACCAGTGACTTCTGTGATCCATTTTGTTCATGATGACCACAACCTGTTTTTTTGCTTGTGAAAAATGCATGGCAGGATTATATTGCAGTACTTTAGGAGATATACACAGTTTTTGTAAAGTTGCTTCAGTAATCAGTATGGTTTTGCTATTGTCTACTTGTTGAGGTTCATTTGTGTGTGCGTGTGAGCCCCTTCTTCAACCTCCAGTGCGTGTGCGTGTGCGACTAAGGGATGTGGTGATACACACCTGTGTGACAAAGCCAGACAACACTCTCCAATCTTTAAGTTATACCTCATATAGAATTTTATACACATATCTTGTTTTCAGGTAAAGGTTGATATGGGCGAGCCCATCCTTTCTGGACCAGGCATCCCCACAAAACTGCTAGCTACCAAAAACAAAGCTGCTGTCCAAGCCGAATTGGCAGTTGAGGGCTTAACATGGCATGTCACATGTGTTAGCATGGGCAACCCTCACTGTGTCACATTTGGTGCCAAGGAGTTAAAGGTAATCAGCTTGCAAATTCATATTCTATTCATATCAACTTGCTTCTTTTCAAAGCTTCACATTTTATGGATCCATCTATGGGGATATAAAGTCTTAGTTGAAACAATTGAATATTGAGTTGTTGGTTCAACATTCTTTGTTACATTTTGTACATCAAAATTTTGGATTTGAAACTTGCCAGTTGTTCAAACAAGTGACCTCTGTGGTCCATTTTGTTCATGATCACCACAACCTGTTGTTTTTTCTTGTGAAAAATGCATGGCAGGATTATATTGCAGTACTTTAGGAGATATACAGAGTTTTTGTAAAGTTGCTTCAGTAATCAGTATGGTTTTGCTATTTTCTATTTGTTGAGATCCATTTGTTCAGATAATAACAGAGCAAGTAGGAACCATGAAGCCCTGCCTGTTGTTGTGGACGCTGTTGTTGGCAAAGCGTCAGTTGTTAATTAGGACACAAGTGAATATAGTTCTATGCTAGTTGAAGTATGTGCATGATGAATTGTACTTTTATCAGTATAACCAAGGGTGTCCACGTAACTATATATTGCAACCGTAGATTGTAGTATTGACTGTACTCCTGCGGGTGTTGCAGGTTGACGAtttaaaatttagcaaaattGGGCCTAAATTTGAGCGTCATGAAATGTTTCCTGCTCGCACGAACACAGGTAACTCTTAATTTCCTTGTCAAAAAAGGCAACTCTTAATTTCTTTTGCTTCTATAGATACATCCTTGTATTTGTATTTTATTTTAAGTGACTTTCTTTTTGCAGAGTCCGTACAGGATTCGTCTTGCTCACACCTCAACATGAGAGTCTGTGGGCATGGTGCCGGTATGATTAATCTTACCTTAACCTCCTTTAACTGTAGCATATGTCATTGCTTGAATGTTAGAATGCCTTCTCTTTTGTTGCCTTCTGCATCTATATTTTCTAATTTTACTTATATTTTTGGTCTAGTTACCAATATGTCATCAGTAACGCACTGTATTGTAACTCCATAATGCAAACAGCTATAATATATGTTTGACTTTAAGTGACACCTCTTTTTATATTTATGCATTTGTCATTTGGAGTGGATATGCaaaatgaggccttgtttagtttctatccaaaacccaaaattttcaagattccctatcacatcgaatctttggacacatgcatggagcattaaatatagacgaaaacaaaaactaattacacagtttgcctgtaatttgcgagacgaatcttttgagcctagttagtctataattggacaatatttgttacatacaaacgaaagtactacagtgtccatttcccaaaaaAATCTTGGAACTAAACAACACCTGAACTGTATGGTTTGACTGTACGAGCAACTCTTGACTGTGGTGCTGGTGCTTGTGCAGTGATTATTGCAGCTGTGGTCATTATGGTGACCTTGGCCTGTAGGGTGATGTCTGGGCTCAAGAAGAAGGCTAGTGGAAGAAAGAAGGCAatgctttctttctttttcttttttgatctGTAAATTAAGTTGTTAATGAATCTGCTTCATGTATGATGCACATATCATACACACGGTTGTCTGCATAGCTAAGAAGTGCAGATGTGCAGGCACATGGCAACGCCATTGATAGTGTATACGGTGCCCTACAGTAGGGGATGGTCATTTACACAGTGCCGATGGGGTGGTAATTTACATAGTGCAGATGCGATGACTGATGTATATTTACAGGAGCATACACTACATATCTGTTGATGTTGTTATATGATATAGAAATAATAAAGCGGTCGTCTTGGACTCCGTACTGGTCGTTGTTTTTCATGGCCGGTGGTAAAAGacgatttattgtgagaaaaagaCAATGttgaatggctg from Sorghum bicolor cultivar BTx623 chromosome 8, Sorghum_bicolor_NCBIv3, whole genome shotgun sequence encodes:
- the LOC8068862 gene encoding diaminopimelate epimerase, chloroplastic isoform X1, with the translated sequence MSPAAATAFSAASVATPRGRVSIPLRGVPAAPRRVVASMAVSAPRSGIATSFLERRESERALHYQVSAPRSGAAAAASFVERRESERALHFVKYQGLGNDFILVDNRDSWVPKVTPEEAVKLCDRNFGIGADGVIFVMPGVNGADYNIKIFNSDGSEPEMCGNGVRCFARFIAEIENLQGTNSFTIHTGAGKIIPEMQSDGQVKVDMDEHIPSGPDIPTKLLATKNKAVVQAKLVVEGLPWHVTCVSMGVTFGAKEVKVKVDMGEPILSGPGIPTKLLATKNKAAVQAELAVEGLTWHVTCVSMGNPHCVTFGAKELKVDDLKFSKIGPKFERHEMFPARTNTESVQDSSCSHLNMRVCGHGAVIIAAVVIMVTLACRVMSGLKKKASGRKKAMLSFFFFFDL